A stretch of Caenibius tardaugens NBRC 16725 DNA encodes these proteins:
- a CDS encoding Pycsar system effector family protein, whose product MSSQQTEEHQTPILLPPEIENAPGIVAPPTATATIQPVPVSSLEAHHGEFATFHEGYVRHYIQLADAKAGVGFGVISGVLAYLLGKDAVREILWHPALSAKFGITATAILFLIVSAICAFLVIAPRLRSSPGDAGLVFFGDVGGRASGDEYVSDIASRSDSDLTAARLRHCFDVARVCTRKYALLKKSIWLALPGLALAMVTFLIS is encoded by the coding sequence ATGAGCAGCCAACAAACCGAAGAACATCAAACTCCGATCCTGTTACCGCCTGAGATCGAGAATGCGCCGGGCATCGTGGCACCGCCGACTGCGACCGCAACGATACAACCTGTGCCGGTATCTTCGCTGGAAGCGCATCATGGTGAATTTGCGACGTTCCACGAGGGCTATGTCCGGCATTATATCCAATTGGCTGATGCCAAAGCCGGTGTGGGTTTCGGCGTCATATCGGGCGTGCTGGCCTATTTACTTGGCAAGGATGCCGTGCGAGAGATTTTGTGGCATCCCGCGCTCTCGGCAAAGTTCGGAATCACAGCCACTGCTATCTTGTTTCTGATCGTTTCGGCGATATGCGCGTTTTTGGTGATCGCGCCTCGCCTGCGCTCCTCTCCCGGAGATGCGGGGCTGGTGTTCTTTGGTGATGTTGGGGGCCGTGCGTCGGGCGATGAATATGTCAGCGACATCGCCTCTCGGTCGGACTCTGACCTGACAGCGGCGCGGCTCCGGCACTGTTTTGACGTGGCGAGGGTGTGCACCCGGAAATACGCACTTCTAAAAAAATCTATCTGGCTGGCGCTGCCAGGACTGGCACTCGCGATGGTGACGTTCCTCATATCATAG
- a CDS encoding recombinase family protein produces the protein MKAVRCAIYTRKSSEEGLEQGFNSLDAQREACAAYILSQVSEGWQLIPEDYDDGGLSGGTLERPALQRLLAHIAAGRIDIIVVYKVDRLTRSLLDFAKLVEAFDAAGTSFVSVTQSFNTTTSMGRLTLNMLLSFAQFEREVTAERIRDKIAASKARGMWMGGIPPLGYRPDGRSLAIEEDHAALVRDIFARYLKLTNVRLVADTLARDRLHTPQRVTGKGRRYGGCAFTRGQLYAILRNPIYAGDIAHKGTRYPGNHPAIIERETWEKVQQQLSDNVRGVRQNRQARASLLAGLLFDETGTPLIAVHTNKGRQRYRYYAQRAPNGADHAQSPTSIRLPAREIEQVVIRELTSLIDDPATLMERCCLPVTPDVYARIAGHSMMRQKQMLEWGNAQMRALVTRIVVHPDHIAIEIRAAALADLFGIDGSALMHTIRHNVPARLRRTGMVVRLVQDDGMTASSSLPDPVLIRLLVKAQRWWKELCSGTCDIAALARREQLSPSYITRVVRLAFLAPGIVDAITEGRLRAGVDSKALLATGAVPSDWREQEAKYLPG, from the coding sequence ATGAAAGCGGTGCGTTGTGCGATCTATACCCGCAAATCGAGCGAGGAGGGACTGGAACAGGGGTTCAACTCGCTTGATGCCCAGCGTGAAGCCTGCGCCGCATATATTCTCAGCCAGGTCAGCGAAGGCTGGCAACTGATACCGGAGGACTATGATGATGGTGGCCTGTCGGGTGGAACGCTGGAGCGGCCCGCCTTGCAGCGGCTGCTGGCCCATATTGCGGCAGGACGGATCGATATCATCGTGGTCTACAAGGTCGACCGGTTGACGCGCTCCCTGCTCGACTTTGCCAAGCTGGTCGAAGCCTTCGATGCCGCGGGCACGAGCTTTGTGTCTGTTACCCAGTCCTTCAACACCACCACCAGTATGGGACGGCTGACGCTCAACATGCTGTTGTCCTTTGCCCAGTTCGAGCGGGAAGTGACCGCCGAACGTATCCGGGACAAGATAGCAGCCTCGAAGGCACGGGGCATGTGGATGGGCGGGATCCCGCCGCTAGGTTACCGGCCAGATGGACGCAGCCTTGCCATTGAGGAAGACCATGCTGCACTGGTGCGCGATATCTTCGCCCGCTATCTGAAGCTCACCAATGTGCGGCTGGTTGCCGATACACTCGCACGAGACAGGCTTCACACCCCGCAAAGGGTCACGGGGAAGGGACGTCGCTATGGGGGATGTGCGTTTACCCGGGGACAGCTCTACGCAATCCTGCGCAATCCCATCTATGCTGGGGATATCGCGCACAAAGGCACGCGCTATCCCGGTAATCATCCCGCGATTATCGAGAGGGAGACATGGGAAAAGGTGCAGCAGCAGCTTTCTGATAATGTGAGAGGTGTGCGCCAGAACCGACAGGCGCGTGCCAGCCTGCTGGCGGGCCTGCTCTTCGATGAGACAGGCACGCCCCTGATCGCGGTGCACACAAACAAAGGCCGGCAGCGTTATCGCTATTATGCGCAACGAGCGCCCAACGGCGCGGATCATGCGCAATCCCCCACTTCGATCCGCTTACCCGCAAGGGAAATCGAACAGGTGGTCATAAGAGAACTCACCAGCCTGATCGATGATCCGGCTACACTTATGGAACGGTGCTGCTTGCCTGTGACCCCAGATGTCTATGCCCGTATCGCAGGCCACAGCATGATGCGGCAAAAGCAGATGCTGGAATGGGGCAATGCGCAGATGCGGGCCCTCGTTACACGGATTGTCGTACACCCCGATCACATCGCCATCGAAATCAGGGCCGCAGCGCTGGCAGATCTGTTCGGGATAGATGGCAGTGCGTTAATGCATACTATCAGGCACAACGTGCCAGCTCGGCTACGCAGAACCGGAATGGTGGTGCGTCTTGTACAGGATGACGGCATGACGGCATCATCGTCATTGCCCGATCCCGTATTGATCCGCCTTCTGGTTAAGGCACAGCGCTGGTGGAAGGAACTGTGCAGCGGTACTTGCGATATTGCCGCCCTTGCCAGACGCGAACAGCTTAGCCCCTCCTATATCACGCGGGTGGTGCGCCTTGCATTTCTTGCCCCCGGTATTGTCGATGCCATTACAGAGGGGAGATTGCGCGCAGGTGTCGATAGCAAGGCACTGCTGGCGACAGGTGCTGTTCCATCAGACTGGCGGGAGCAGGAAGCAAAATATCTGCCGGGGTAA
- a CDS encoding adenylate/guanylate cyclase domain-containing protein encodes MFSALQQELARMPQRADFVMETVDVGEEGRVSVKMLPDPRRYTHMERDGDTLYIDKYLGHAVSLNDMVAGFSGVPIYELSPSIASTSEYAQSRHAALSDEMDSGEYTPPTESAASHRELDMGGQERLVGFLSVDICGATALRRRDAAAFDRAYELFTRELGTVVGQFNGSILKTKGDGFIAFIDHPSFTRVSDNVVDMGLTLLAVLHQSLNPALEKCGIEPISIRVGADFGEAKIKTMSVPTTGFVCQEVVSDALNRAVKIEEACKPNELLIGRCLYQLIHVGWLERATEVPFEGTLVGMPGYQTYWIK; translated from the coding sequence ATGTTTTCGGCACTGCAACAGGAATTAGCGCGCATGCCCCAGCGCGCTGACTTCGTGATGGAGACGGTCGATGTAGGGGAAGAGGGGCGCGTCTCGGTCAAGATGCTACCTGACCCTCGCCGCTACACGCATATGGAGAGAGATGGCGACACCCTCTATATCGACAAATATCTCGGACATGCGGTTTCGCTCAATGACATGGTCGCCGGATTTTCTGGCGTTCCGATTTACGAGCTTTCGCCGAGCATCGCTTCAACAAGCGAATACGCGCAGTCCCGCCATGCGGCGCTGAGCGACGAAATGGACTCCGGCGAATATACGCCGCCTACCGAAAGCGCGGCATCGCACCGCGAACTGGACATGGGCGGTCAAGAACGGCTGGTCGGCTTTCTTTCGGTAGATATTTGCGGAGCAACGGCCTTGAGGCGGCGCGATGCCGCCGCGTTCGACCGTGCCTATGAGCTGTTCACACGCGAGCTAGGTACGGTTGTCGGACAGTTTAATGGATCGATCCTTAAGACCAAGGGCGACGGTTTTATCGCCTTCATCGATCATCCGTCCTTCACGCGCGTATCTGACAACGTGGTCGATATGGGGCTGACCCTTCTTGCCGTCCTTCATCAATCGCTCAATCCCGCGCTCGAGAAATGTGGGATCGAACCTATCAGTATCCGCGTCGGCGCTGATTTTGGCGAAGCCAAGATCAAGACGATGTCGGTGCCTACTACGGGTTTTGTCTGCCAGGAAGTTGTGAGCGATGCCCTCAACCGGGCCGTCAAGATCGAGGAAGCCTGTAAACCCAATGAGCTTTTGATCGGACGCTGCCTCTATCAGCTTATTCACGTCGGATGGCTCGAACGCGCAACTGAAGTCCCGTTTGAAGGCACTCTGGTCGGCATGCCCGGCTATCAGACCTATTGGATCAAATAA
- a CDS encoding DUF3489 domain-containing protein has translation MTATGWQPHTIRAALTGLRKRGHVIVRGKTGPDTCYRLEKSA, from the coding sequence ATGACGGCTACCGGCTGGCAACCCCACACAATCCGCGCTGCGCTCACTGGCCTGCGCAAGCGAGGCCATGTCATTGTGCGCGGTAAAACCGGCCCCGACACCTGCTATCGCCTGGAGAAGTCGGCGTGA
- a CDS encoding DUF2924 domain-containing protein has protein sequence MTGKGKAAPYDVALLEDLSFGELKAAWGRHTGKPLPRVSAGLLRLALAWELQASVSGGISRATRQRLDQLAMDKTTTRPARPGMRLVREWNGTVHQVTIGEDGVISWQGKEWRSLSEVARAITGTRWSGPAFFGLKQKKVAA, from the coding sequence GTGACGGGGAAGGGGAAGGCCGCGCCGTACGATGTAGCCTTGCTGGAAGACCTGTCCTTCGGGGAGTTGAAAGCGGCATGGGGCAGACACACAGGAAAACCGTTGCCGCGTGTCAGTGCCGGTCTGCTGCGTCTGGCGCTCGCATGGGAGCTGCAGGCAAGTGTCTCAGGAGGCATCTCTCGCGCAACCAGGCAACGCCTTGATCAGCTTGCTATGGACAAGACAACCACACGGCCGGCGCGGCCTGGCATGCGTCTTGTTCGTGAATGGAATGGAACGGTTCATCAGGTCACGATAGGTGAGGATGGCGTCATTTCATGGCAGGGGAAGGAATGGCGTTCCCTAAGTGAAGTGGCCAGGGCGATTACGGGCACGCGCTGGTCAGGCCCAGCCTTCTTTGGCCTCAAGCAAAAGAAGGTCGCAGCATGA
- a CDS encoding adenylate/guanylate cyclase domain-containing protein encodes MPNPSSDELTAPYYRAQIDRIVKTLNKITTRPTGIGAGYAIPDPDDIAIHDGRRIEATVLFLDICKFSQRSCETMEEQASIMQVLSLFFTEMIHIIEDHGGVVEKNTGDGLMAYFARNDLAGISIQQRAVSCALTMFAAADLINPVLQRAGIPPLDFRICMDHGFITVAKVGAARRFNGIVAVGTTANIASKMLSVAKANTILLGDQMLRGLPALWLENWVNLETEDTGWHYQQSQAPYPFWRYIGRWKAPIL; translated from the coding sequence ATGCCCAATCCATCTTCAGATGAACTCACGGCACCATATTATCGCGCGCAGATCGACCGGATCGTAAAGACGCTCAACAAGATCACGACCCGTCCTACTGGCATCGGCGCAGGGTATGCCATCCCTGATCCCGATGATATCGCGATCCATGATGGTCGAAGAATTGAAGCGACAGTCCTCTTTTTGGATATCTGCAAATTCTCGCAGCGCTCCTGCGAAACGATGGAGGAGCAAGCGTCCATCATGCAGGTGCTCTCGCTCTTTTTCACCGAGATGATCCACATCATTGAGGACCATGGCGGCGTGGTCGAGAAGAACACGGGCGATGGCCTCATGGCCTATTTTGCCCGCAACGATCTTGCGGGTATTTCCATTCAGCAGCGGGCCGTGTCCTGCGCTCTCACCATGTTCGCGGCGGCGGACCTGATTAATCCGGTGCTGCAACGGGCAGGAATTCCGCCGCTCGATTTTCGCATTTGCATGGATCATGGCTTCATCACCGTTGCGAAAGTCGGAGCCGCGCGCCGCTTCAACGGGATCGTAGCCGTTGGCACGACGGCCAACATCGCATCCAAGATGCTCTCCGTTGCGAAGGCGAACACCATCTTGCTCGGCGATCAAATGCTGCGCGGACTTCCGGCCCTTTGGCTAGAAAATTGGGTCAATTTAGAAACCGAAGACACCGGCTGGCACTATCAGCAATCACAAGCCCCATACCCCTTTTGGCGTTATATAGGACGCTGGAAAGCGCCAATCCTATGA
- a CDS encoding MucR family transcriptional regulator, translated as MHDREELITLTSDIVAAHVSNNDVPIDQVSALITRVFDALSGLGAEPVVQQVPLEPAVSIRASIRPDHVACLECGRKMKMLKRHLGAEHGLTSEEYRARWGLPADHALVAPNYAAQRGAIAKQNGLGRIPTGRGNDATGRKAGRTSAAKNNSSAGAVKPAQPQTSKRRKLIQKLNKGAD; from the coding sequence ATGCATGATCGGGAAGAGCTGATCACGCTGACGTCCGATATTGTTGCAGCACATGTGAGCAATAATGATGTTCCCATCGATCAGGTATCTGCGTTGATCACGCGCGTGTTCGATGCGCTGTCCGGTCTGGGGGCAGAGCCGGTTGTACAGCAAGTGCCGCTGGAGCCTGCTGTGTCGATCCGCGCATCCATCAGGCCTGATCATGTGGCTTGCCTTGAATGCGGCAGGAAGATGAAGATGCTTAAACGCCATCTTGGAGCGGAGCACGGGCTCACATCGGAGGAATACCGGGCGCGTTGGGGCTTGCCCGCAGATCATGCGCTGGTTGCGCCCAACTATGCTGCACAACGTGGGGCTATTGCGAAACAGAATGGTCTGGGGCGGATACCAACCGGACGGGGCAACGATGCAACAGGTCGCAAAGCCGGGCGCACGTCTGCTGCGAAAAACAACAGCAGCGCAGGTGCTGTTAAGCCAGCTCAGCCGCAAACTTCCAAGCGTCGTAAGCTTATCCAGAAATTGAACAAAGGTGCTGATTGA
- a CDS encoding cytochrome ubiquinol oxidase subunit I — translation MDAIILARAQFAFTVSFHFLFPAFSIGLASYLAVLEVLWLKTGKGVYANLFRYWLKIFAVVFAMGVVSGIVMSYQFGTNWSVFSDKAGPVIGPLMAYEVLTAFFLEAGFLGVMLFGINKVGRKLHFVATLAVALGTFISAFWILSVNSWMQTPIGYEVGANGQFLPGPSWLTIIFNPSFPYRLVHTVLAAYLTTAFIVGAVGAWHLLKDRNNPGARKMFSMAMWMAAIVAPIQIFAGDMHGLNTIEHQPVKVMAMEGHFQSHPNGAPLILFGIPNSAEQRVDYAIEIPKASSLILKHDLNAPLNGLDTVPQADQPPVGIVFWAFRVMVAIGFAMLGIGILSIIARWRKSLYDWPLLHRFAVIMGPSGLIAVLSGWIVTEVGRQPFTVYGLLRTTQSASPLDAPAVASSLLAFVVVYFTVFGMGIWYLLHLMKKPPEAHETPPSDAPIRSAGITPAAAIIEGTSA, via the coding sequence ATGGACGCCATCATTCTTGCAAGGGCGCAATTCGCCTTCACGGTGAGCTTTCACTTCCTCTTCCCGGCCTTTTCCATCGGGCTGGCGAGCTATCTGGCGGTGCTCGAAGTCCTGTGGCTGAAGACGGGCAAGGGTGTTTATGCCAACCTGTTCCGCTACTGGCTGAAGATCTTCGCCGTCGTGTTCGCGATGGGCGTCGTATCAGGCATCGTCATGTCCTATCAGTTCGGCACCAACTGGTCGGTGTTCTCGGACAAGGCGGGACCGGTCATCGGCCCGTTGATGGCCTATGAGGTGCTGACCGCCTTCTTTCTGGAAGCCGGATTCCTCGGGGTTATGCTGTTCGGGATCAACAAGGTCGGACGCAAGCTGCACTTTGTCGCGACGCTTGCGGTCGCACTCGGGACTTTCATCTCCGCATTCTGGATTCTTTCGGTCAACAGCTGGATGCAGACGCCCATCGGCTATGAGGTTGGCGCCAACGGCCAGTTCCTGCCGGGACCAAGCTGGCTGACGATCATCTTCAATCCCAGCTTCCCCTATCGGCTCGTTCATACCGTTCTTGCCGCCTATCTGACGACAGCCTTCATCGTAGGCGCAGTAGGCGCTTGGCATCTTCTCAAGGACCGCAATAATCCCGGCGCGCGCAAGATGTTCTCTATGGCGATGTGGATGGCTGCCATCGTCGCGCCCATCCAGATTTTCGCGGGCGACATGCACGGGCTCAATACCATCGAACATCAGCCAGTGAAGGTGATGGCGATGGAAGGCCATTTTCAGAGCCATCCGAACGGGGCGCCTTTGATTCTGTTCGGCATCCCCAACAGCGCGGAACAGCGGGTGGATTATGCCATCGAGATACCCAAGGCGTCGTCGTTGATCCTGAAACACGACCTCAATGCGCCTTTGAACGGTCTTGATACAGTGCCGCAAGCTGATCAACCGCCTGTCGGTATTGTATTCTGGGCGTTCCGCGTAATGGTCGCCATCGGGTTTGCAATGCTCGGGATCGGAATTCTGAGCATCATCGCGCGCTGGCGAAAATCGCTCTACGATTGGCCGCTGCTACACCGTTTCGCTGTGATCATGGGGCCGTCGGGACTGATTGCCGTGCTGTCCGGCTGGATCGTGACTGAAGTCGGGCGGCAACCCTTCACGGTCTATGGGTTGCTCAGGACCACCCAGAGCGCTTCGCCGCTCGATGCCCCGGCGGTGGCCTCGTCGCTGCTGGCATTCGTTGTCGTCTATTTCACCGTGTTCGGCATGGGTATCTGGTACCTGCTTCATCTGATGAAGAAGCCGCCCGAGGCGCATGAAACCCCGCCGAGCGACGCGCCCATTCGCAGCGCAGGTATCACACCCGCAGCGGCTATCATCGAGGGAACTTCGGCATGA
- the cydB gene encoding cytochrome d ubiquinol oxidase subunit II, producing the protein MIDLTVIWACIIGFAIIAYVVMDGFDLGIGILFPFFKVGQERDTAMNSIAPVWDGNETWLVMGVGGLFAAFPLAYAIILPALYAPMIAMLLGLVLRGVAFEFRWRDPAHRAFWDGAFTAGSVIATFAQGIALGALLQGITVEGRSYAGGWWEWLSPFSLLTGVGLLVGYALLGACWLNWKTAGGLQRQAVTYAGRLGIGLLIMIGVISLATLRLETQYYHRWLSFPGVLATAQVPLATLIVTFLFYRSLRQKRDAQPFLWALALFGLCLTGLGVSIWPDVVPARVTIWEAAAPVRSQVFMLVGAAIMVPVILAYTAWSYWVFRGKVGTEGYH; encoded by the coding sequence ATGATCGACCTCACCGTTATCTGGGCCTGCATCATCGGTTTCGCCATTATCGCCTATGTCGTGATGGACGGCTTCGATCTTGGCATCGGCATCCTGTTTCCTTTCTTCAAGGTCGGGCAGGAGAGGGACACCGCGATGAACAGCATCGCGCCCGTCTGGGACGGCAACGAAACATGGCTGGTGATGGGCGTTGGCGGCTTGTTTGCCGCATTTCCGCTGGCCTATGCGATAATCCTTCCGGCGCTCTACGCACCGATGATTGCGATGCTACTCGGGCTCGTGTTGCGCGGCGTTGCGTTTGAGTTCCGCTGGCGCGACCCGGCGCATCGCGCTTTCTGGGACGGGGCCTTCACGGCAGGGTCGGTGATTGCCACCTTTGCCCAAGGCATTGCGTTGGGCGCGTTGTTGCAGGGCATCACGGTCGAGGGGCGAAGCTATGCCGGGGGCTGGTGGGAATGGCTGTCGCCGTTCAGCCTGCTGACGGGCGTCGGGTTGCTTGTCGGGTATGCCCTGCTCGGCGCTTGCTGGCTCAACTGGAAGACCGCAGGCGGCCTGCAGCGACAGGCGGTGACCTATGCCGGCCGGCTAGGGATCGGCCTGCTCATCATGATCGGCGTCATCAGTCTCGCGACACTGCGGCTCGAGACGCAATACTATCATCGTTGGCTGAGCTTCCCCGGCGTGCTGGCAACCGCGCAAGTGCCGCTCGCCACGCTCATCGTGACATTCCTCTTCTATCGCAGCCTCAGGCAGAAGCGCGATGCGCAGCCGTTTCTCTGGGCGCTCGCCCTGTTCGGGCTTTGCCTGACCGGTCTGGGCGTTTCGATATGGCCGGACGTCGTCCCGGCGCGCGTGACGATCTGGGAGGCAGCAGCGCCGGTGCGCAGTCAGGTGTTCATGCTGGTGGGGGCCGCCATTATGGTGCCTGTCATCCTGGCGTATACGGCATGGTCCTACTGGGTGTTCCGCGGCAAGGTCGGTACGGAGGGCTACCACTGA